Proteins from a single region of Dyadobacter fanqingshengii:
- a CDS encoding DUF3823 domain-containing protein has translation MKTVQKYVLALGLMFATVSCKIDNYPAPDAQLYGTFLDAETNEPVEQDIIRGSTIEFIEHGYASQTKQVMIVKNDGTYRNNLIFANQYTITPVRGNFVPAEPQDVTVAGETKLDFKVQPYIRVKDVKIEKSGSKVIATFKIQQTVINNVKKIGLYAHPEPSVGEPMRTVLAETEINGATDPKKVYKLEIDIPSNSNNLKAGSQYFFRVGAIIDAPESKFNYAKAVRVAL, from the coding sequence ATGAAAACAGTACAAAAATATGTCCTGGCGCTTGGGCTGATGTTCGCGACAGTGAGTTGCAAGATAGATAATTACCCCGCGCCGGACGCGCAGCTTTATGGGACTTTTCTGGATGCGGAAACCAATGAGCCCGTGGAGCAGGACATTATCCGCGGGAGCACCATTGAGTTTATTGAGCACGGGTATGCGTCTCAGACGAAGCAGGTTATGATCGTGAAAAACGACGGGACTTATCGTAATAACCTGATTTTTGCAAATCAATATACCATTACGCCCGTGCGCGGAAATTTTGTTCCTGCTGAGCCGCAGGACGTGACGGTTGCGGGTGAAACCAAGCTGGATTTCAAGGTCCAGCCTTATATTCGGGTGAAAGATGTGAAGATCGAAAAGTCCGGTTCCAAGGTGATCGCGACGTTCAAAATCCAGCAGACCGTGATCAATAATGTGAAGAAAATCGGTTTGTATGCGCATCCGGAGCCCTCGGTAGGAGAGCCCATGCGAACGGTTTTGGCTGAAACGGAGATTAATGGTGCAACTGATCCCAAGAAGGTTTACAAGCTGGAAATAGACATTCCTTCGAACAGCAATAACCTGAAAGCCGGCAGCCAGTATTTTTTCCGGGTCGGAGCGATCATCGATGCGCCGGAATCCAAATTCAACTATGCAAAGGCTGTGCGAGTGGCGTTGTGA
- a CDS encoding SusC/RagA family TonB-linked outer membrane protein, giving the protein MENRLLLEPEVLRTFQKYLLHFCLAVTLLAGHPVIAQSAGETNISGEIKDEKNGAIPGASIVLQGSAKGTTTDANGKFSMSVPRSGSVLIVSFLGYKRQEIAVGNQTEFDIKLEPSTDDLQEVVVVGYGTQRKQTLTGAISNIISEDIKTTTHTSLAQSLQGKVAGVQIRQNSGEPGSFSTSINIRGFGEPLYVVDGVARDGGYEFQKINPDDIESISVLKDASAAIFGIRAGNGVVIVTTKKGSKGKPKFSYNAVYGRQSPTDVPQMTSALQWAEMRNDAAKNLGENPVYTAEEIEKFRTGAPGYEGTDWYKTVLNKSASQQQHFLSASGGEGAVTYFTSFGFQNENGLLKSKDMGYKKYTFRANVGIDLTQNLKADLILSGLFDKRDQPGDNFFNIYKGTRIALATERPFANDNPKYPSLLSGGYNPVALADGDMTGYNEEANKFFQSTFALTYSVPFVPGLKVKGLVAYDSNNYRNKSVSKSYNLYTYDAATDKYTAHLQRNPSRIGNNFSDNNRVTFQGQLLYNTVIAKNHNVGATLVYEQQESKNRWAGLGREYAFYTNDQIDQAGLNNQTTSGSESEYASQSFVGRLNYDFKEKYLLEVAARYDGSYRYHPDRRWGLFPVVSAGWRITEEPFMDNIPLISNLKLRGSYGLVGADAGAPFQYVPGFSLTGGGGYEFTNGNYTTGAASPAIVNEQLTWFKSKIKDVGIDIGLWDNRVDLTFDVYQRDRKGLLARRNVSLPNTFGGTLPDENLNSDRVQGIEFSAAYNGQIRDFKYGISGNFNFARTMNRYVERGDFLNSMDKWKTGTTNRWNDVVWAYQLEGQFQNKDEVIYAPIQNGDLGNTRELPGDFKYKDVDGNGMIDGNDALPLFFGGDPKMYYGVTLNASWKGFDFTALFQGSGKYSVRFREVYAEVFAFRGNTPEYFYDRWHLDGDNEWIPGKWPASRFNYNVGAMYAESSAWRKDASYLRFKSAQLGYTFNLSWLKKIGIDDVRVYGNAHNIFTWADPFVKPFDPEKIEGLFGAGLTYPVTRSYNFGINVTF; this is encoded by the coding sequence ATGGAAAATCGACTTTTATTAGAACCGGAAGTGTTACGAACCTTCCAAAAATACCTGCTGCATTTCTGCCTCGCCGTCACGCTGCTGGCGGGGCATCCGGTCATCGCGCAGTCGGCCGGTGAAACCAACATTTCGGGAGAAATCAAGGATGAAAAGAATGGCGCTATCCCGGGTGCGAGCATCGTGTTACAAGGCTCCGCAAAAGGAACCACAACCGACGCAAACGGCAAATTTTCAATGAGCGTGCCCCGATCCGGCTCGGTGCTGATCGTGAGTTTTTTGGGATATAAGCGCCAGGAAATTGCGGTTGGCAATCAAACAGAGTTTGACATCAAACTCGAACCGAGCACGGATGACTTGCAAGAGGTGGTGGTGGTAGGATATGGAACGCAGCGGAAGCAAACCCTTACGGGCGCAATTTCAAATATTATCTCCGAGGACATTAAAACCACCACGCATACGAGCCTGGCGCAAAGCCTTCAGGGAAAAGTGGCCGGTGTGCAGATCCGCCAGAATTCGGGTGAACCGGGTTCATTCAGCACAAGCATTAACATTCGCGGGTTCGGCGAGCCGCTTTACGTCGTGGACGGCGTGGCGCGTGACGGCGGTTATGAATTTCAAAAGATCAACCCGGACGACATTGAAAGCATTTCGGTGCTAAAAGATGCTTCGGCTGCGATTTTCGGGATCCGGGCGGGTAATGGTGTGGTGATCGTGACGACAAAAAAAGGAAGCAAGGGAAAGCCTAAATTCAGTTACAATGCGGTTTATGGTCGGCAAAGCCCAACGGACGTTCCGCAAATGACCTCTGCTTTGCAATGGGCTGAAATGCGCAATGACGCTGCTAAAAATTTAGGTGAAAATCCGGTTTATACGGCTGAGGAAATCGAAAAATTCAGAACGGGAGCGCCTGGCTACGAGGGAACGGATTGGTATAAAACGGTTTTAAATAAATCAGCTTCCCAGCAGCAACATTTTCTCTCCGCTTCCGGCGGGGAAGGAGCTGTGACCTATTTTACCAGTTTTGGTTTTCAAAATGAAAACGGTCTTTTGAAAAGTAAGGATATGGGTTATAAAAAGTACACATTTAGGGCTAATGTAGGCATTGATTTGACCCAAAACCTGAAAGCGGACCTGATCCTTTCCGGGCTTTTTGACAAAAGAGATCAGCCGGGAGACAACTTTTTCAATATTTACAAAGGCACCAGAATCGCATTGGCGACGGAGCGGCCTTTTGCCAATGACAACCCGAAATATCCTTCCCTGCTCAGCGGAGGCTATAATCCGGTTGCGCTGGCCGACGGTGACATGACGGGATACAACGAGGAAGCCAACAAATTTTTCCAATCCACTTTTGCGTTGACTTACTCAGTTCCTTTTGTTCCGGGGTTGAAAGTGAAGGGTTTGGTGGCTTATGACAGCAACAATTATCGCAATAAGTCTGTCTCCAAAAGCTACAACCTTTACACCTACGACGCGGCGACGGACAAATACACAGCCCATTTGCAACGTAATCCTTCGCGAATAGGCAATAATTTTTCAGACAATAATCGCGTCACATTTCAGGGACAATTGCTTTATAACACCGTGATCGCTAAAAATCACAATGTGGGTGCGACATTGGTTTACGAGCAGCAGGAATCCAAAAACCGCTGGGCCGGCTTAGGTCGGGAATATGCATTTTATACCAATGACCAGATTGACCAGGCCGGGCTTAATAACCAGACAACCAGTGGTTCCGAGAGCGAATACGCGAGCCAGTCATTTGTGGGAAGGCTGAATTACGACTTTAAGGAAAAATATTTGCTTGAAGTTGCGGCCCGATATGACGGCTCTTACCGGTATCACCCGGATCGTCGCTGGGGATTGTTCCCGGTGGTTTCTGCCGGCTGGCGGATCACGGAAGAGCCGTTTATGGACAACATTCCTTTGATTTCCAATCTTAAACTGAGAGGTTCTTACGGCCTGGTAGGCGCTGATGCGGGTGCGCCATTCCAGTATGTGCCCGGCTTCTCGCTCACGGGTGGCGGCGGTTACGAATTTACCAATGGCAATTACACAACCGGAGCAGCATCTCCTGCCATTGTAAATGAACAATTAACCTGGTTTAAGTCTAAAATCAAGGACGTCGGCATTGACATCGGGCTTTGGGATAACCGTGTGGATCTGACTTTCGATGTGTATCAACGGGATCGCAAGGGATTGCTGGCCAGAAGAAATGTATCATTACCCAACACTTTCGGCGGAACATTACCGGACGAAAACCTGAACAGCGACCGCGTTCAGGGAATCGAATTTTCGGCTGCTTATAATGGTCAGATCCGTGATTTTAAATATGGTATTTCAGGAAACTTCAACTTTGCCCGCACCATGAACCGCTATGTGGAAAGAGGCGATTTCCTGAACAGTATGGATAAATGGAAGACCGGGACAACGAATCGCTGGAACGACGTCGTTTGGGCTTACCAGCTGGAAGGCCAGTTTCAGAACAAAGATGAAGTGATTTACGCTCCGATACAGAATGGTGATCTGGGTAATACCCGTGAGCTTCCGGGGGATTTTAAATACAAAGATGTGGATGGAAACGGCATGATCGATGGTAATGACGCATTGCCATTGTTCTTCGGCGGCGATCCTAAAATGTATTACGGCGTTACACTCAATGCATCCTGGAAAGGTTTCGACTTCACAGCGCTATTCCAGGGATCTGGGAAATACAGCGTGCGTTTCCGGGAAGTGTATGCGGAGGTTTTTGCTTTTCGAGGGAACACGCCGGAATATTTTTACGACAGATGGCATCTGGATGGTGATAATGAGTGGATTCCGGGTAAATGGCCTGCTTCCCGCTTCAATTATAATGTGGGAGCCATGTATGCCGAAAGTTCGGCCTGGCGGAAAGATGCATCTTATCTGCGTTTCAAAAGCGCGCAGCTTGGTTACACATTCAACCTTAGCTGGCTGAAAAAGATCGGAATTGACGACGTCCGCGTCTATGGCAATGCACACAACATTTTCACCTGGGCCGATCCGTTCGTGAAGCCGTTTGATCCCGAAAAAATTGAAGGGTTGTTCGGTGCCGGGCTTACTTATCCGGTCACAAGAAGCTACAACTTTGGTATTAATGTTACATTCTAA
- a CDS encoding glycoside hydrolase family 71/99-like protein, whose product MNFFKFLILLPFLSFSCNGADDDKQNVDSKPIEEVKYDETGVLFKSYKGLVMAGYQGWFTAEGDGAGRGWHHYQKGGKFEPGATSIDFWPDVTDYSKTYKTAFQYKSGEAAQVYSPYDEESVDLHFKWMKEHGIDGVYMQRFVSEVKGESGKKHFDKVLANALKASKKYGRAISVMYDLSGSTSADMDFIVKDWEELQSTFKLFDNKENPQYLRHNGRPLLAIWGVGFNDGRKYTIADIQKLLEKVKGPTKKASILLGVPYYWRSLGKDTENSTLLHTIVKTVDVVMPWAVGRYNASTYTDVAGPNLPADIAWCKANNLDYAPLVFPGFSWGNLKNDKSLYNQIPRGKGDFLWQQIAGAKLSGAEVLYVAMFDEVDEGTAIFKCKREGELPENGDGKFVGIEPELKTDHYLWLTGQGAKWFHGESGFSAKKPERPH is encoded by the coding sequence ATGAATTTCTTTAAATTCCTGATACTCTTACCTTTTCTTTCATTCAGCTGCAATGGTGCGGATGATGATAAACAAAATGTTGATTCTAAACCAATTGAAGAAGTGAAGTACGATGAGACCGGCGTGCTTTTCAAAAGCTACAAGGGCCTCGTTATGGCCGGCTACCAGGGCTGGTTTACAGCCGAGGGCGACGGTGCGGGACGCGGTTGGCATCATTACCAGAAAGGCGGGAAGTTTGAGCCAGGCGCTACTTCCATAGACTTTTGGCCCGATGTGACGGATTATTCCAAAACTTATAAAACAGCCTTTCAATACAAAAGCGGCGAGGCGGCGCAAGTTTATAGCCCCTATGACGAAGAAAGTGTAGACCTGCATTTTAAATGGATGAAAGAGCACGGCATTGACGGCGTTTATATGCAGCGTTTTGTGTCCGAAGTGAAAGGGGAAAGCGGCAAAAAACATTTCGATAAAGTGCTTGCCAATGCATTAAAAGCTTCCAAAAAATATGGTCGTGCAATCAGCGTCATGTACGATCTGAGCGGTTCAACTTCTGCGGATATGGACTTTATTGTTAAAGATTGGGAAGAGTTGCAAAGCACCTTCAAGCTTTTTGATAACAAAGAAAACCCGCAATATCTGCGGCATAACGGCCGTCCGCTGCTGGCGATCTGGGGAGTGGGATTTAATGATGGCCGCAAATACACCATTGCCGACATTCAAAAATTGCTGGAAAAAGTGAAAGGACCGACTAAAAAGGCCTCGATCTTGCTAGGCGTGCCTTATTATTGGCGGAGCCTGGGAAAAGACACGGAAAATTCGACTTTACTTCACACAATTGTTAAGACCGTGGATGTGGTGATGCCCTGGGCAGTGGGGCGATATAATGCTTCCACTTACACGGATGTTGCAGGGCCAAATTTGCCCGCTGACATTGCCTGGTGCAAAGCGAATAATCTCGACTATGCGCCGTTGGTGTTTCCTGGTTTCAGCTGGGGCAACTTAAAGAATGACAAGTCATTATACAACCAGATCCCGCGTGGGAAAGGCGATTTTTTATGGCAGCAAATTGCTGGCGCCAAGCTTTCCGGCGCGGAAGTATTGTACGTGGCCATGTTTGACGAAGTGGACGAAGGTACGGCCATTTTCAAATGCAAGCGGGAAGGGGAGCTGCCTGAAAATGGGGACGGAAAATTTGTTGGCATTGAGCCAGAGTTGAAAACGGACCATTATCTGTGGCTCACCGGGCAAGGCGCGAAATGGTTTCACGGGGAATCGGGATTCAGCGCTAAGAAACCTGAACGACCGCATTAA
- a CDS encoding RagB/SusD family nutrient uptake outer membrane protein, translating to MKLTKHILMLLLLLTAISCDNVLDKQPLDKLQGENLFSNPEGVKLYMANLYYQLPIEDFTFFRQGFNWNTGDPNNGGFAPAMITDEAVHTEFGDFIGNDDFQWWDQGYKLIRDTNILIDIIPTLDVSEDETKALVGESAFIRAYAYFALVKRYGGVPLITAVQKYEGDVEALKVPRSTEKETWDFVLKECDIAIANLADSWPGGERRATKWVAYALKSRAALHAASLAKYGERAPISGTAVDQKLVGIDKSAAAEYYKAAIEASEAIINSGKFALYKPAPANPEEAAENYRKLFEDPNIAPAEAIFIKGFARPGAGTGHNYGIWYQPNQTANGWPHPGRMNPTLDLIDAYESYTNPGQNAPVTTTVAGNDVNDYNGFDPAKNYKRYNDPAGIYKDKDARLWATAILPGTPWKGQKIIIQAGFVKPDGNAQLFGGDPIKVGSATIYPYGAADRTQYSGFDTWGGNNTRTGVSFKKFLSEGVNVAPGWNQTVSDWADFRYAEILLNYAEAIVESGTGTAIKGAQALNDIRRRAGHTKDIPLTIDNVIRERRVELAFENKRFWDLVRRREYHTLFNNRVRHALIPVLDLRVTPAKYIFIRQNIARLNPATFDYKQYYRYIPGVGSNGLVQNPQY from the coding sequence ATGAAATTGACCAAACATATATTAATGCTCCTTCTGCTGTTAACCGCCATTAGCTGCGACAATGTGCTGGACAAGCAGCCATTGGACAAGTTGCAGGGAGAAAACCTTTTTTCAAATCCGGAAGGGGTGAAATTGTACATGGCGAACTTGTATTATCAGTTGCCAATCGAAGACTTTACCTTTTTCAGACAGGGTTTTAACTGGAACACGGGCGACCCGAACAATGGTGGATTTGCGCCCGCTATGATTACGGACGAAGCGGTTCACACGGAATTCGGTGATTTTATTGGTAATGATGATTTTCAATGGTGGGACCAGGGTTATAAGTTGATCCGGGACACCAACATTCTGATCGACATTATTCCTACACTGGATGTGAGCGAGGACGAAACCAAAGCGCTTGTGGGTGAAAGTGCCTTCATCCGTGCGTATGCCTATTTTGCATTGGTTAAAAGATATGGCGGCGTTCCCTTGATCACGGCTGTGCAGAAATATGAAGGTGATGTGGAAGCGCTGAAAGTCCCACGCAGCACAGAAAAAGAGACCTGGGATTTTGTATTGAAGGAATGCGACATTGCAATAGCGAATTTGGCGGATTCATGGCCGGGCGGCGAAAGGCGTGCTACGAAATGGGTGGCATATGCGCTCAAATCCAGGGCTGCATTGCACGCTGCATCTTTGGCCAAATACGGGGAGAGAGCGCCAATTTCGGGAACTGCCGTGGATCAGAAACTGGTTGGCATTGACAAATCGGCTGCTGCCGAATACTACAAGGCCGCTATTGAAGCATCTGAGGCCATTATCAATTCCGGGAAATTTGCCCTCTACAAGCCTGCGCCGGCCAATCCCGAAGAGGCTGCTGAAAATTACCGCAAGCTTTTTGAAGATCCCAATATTGCGCCAGCCGAGGCTATTTTCATCAAAGGTTTTGCACGGCCCGGCGCGGGGACCGGGCACAATTACGGGATCTGGTATCAACCCAACCAGACTGCCAACGGCTGGCCGCATCCGGGCCGCATGAACCCGACACTGGACTTGATCGATGCTTATGAAAGTTACACAAACCCGGGACAAAACGCACCGGTCACGACGACCGTCGCGGGTAATGATGTGAATGATTACAATGGTTTTGACCCGGCAAAAAACTACAAACGATATAACGATCCTGCCGGGATTTACAAGGATAAAGATGCGCGTTTGTGGGCAACGGCAATCTTGCCGGGAACGCCCTGGAAAGGACAGAAAATCATCATTCAGGCCGGATTCGTGAAGCCGGACGGCAACGCACAATTATTCGGCGGTGACCCGATTAAAGTGGGTAGCGCGACCATTTATCCTTACGGAGCCGCGGATCGCACGCAATATTCAGGGTTCGACACCTGGGGCGGAAATAATACCCGGACGGGCGTGAGCTTCAAGAAATTTCTTAGCGAGGGCGTGAATGTTGCGCCGGGTTGGAATCAGACGGTTTCTGACTGGGCCGACTTCCGTTACGCCGAAATCCTGCTAAACTACGCAGAAGCCATCGTCGAAAGCGGCACTGGAACGGCAATCAAAGGAGCTCAGGCATTGAATGACATCCGCCGCCGGGCCGGCCACACGAAAGACATTCCGTTAACGATCGATAATGTGATCCGGGAAAGAAGGGTGGAGCTGGCGTTTGAAAATAAGCGGTTCTGGGACCTGGTAAGAAGGCGCGAATATCATACGCTATTCAACAACCGCGTGCGCCATGCGCTCATTCCCGTGCTCGACCTGCGCGTGACACCTGCGAAATATATTTTTATCCGCCAGAACATTGCGCGCCTGAATCCGGCAACCTTCGATTACAAGCAATATTATCGCTACATCCCGGGCGTTGGGTCAAACGGATTGGTTCAAAATCCTCAATATTAA
- a CDS encoding galactose oxidase produces the protein MKIFFVLLAIQFFYGMINLCPAQSYGLGFESFESVQDKRTGLDLSPDKPLCFDENFEISFEVSFLKHKKNYFGYIVRLIENDRKNIDILYDNSSLNRDRFKVVIGDKFSKIAFDIDETSLYQNWNKIRLVFDKKAGTLTVFSGTQQFKQAVTLEKNGCFKILFGANKYKNFNTTDVPPMKIRNIAIAENGDEKYRWNLDEMSGTKAVGSIKNTDGLVANPLWIKKMHYEWQPLQTFVVQGPARVTCDQQTGIVYIVGTDTLTMHRISSNQVKRIPYQSQQQSLFMDNQVFYEKSTNRIYNLFINEKQVSHFDTISGKWDKTDVKAELKTHFLHANKFYSKTDSTIYILGGYGHLEYKNIIQKYHPGTGQWSQVSRQDSVFSPRYLAAAGEATGGAYIMGGYGSVTGRQILNPRNWYDLIFFNSKTGSFKKIYDLKIPEEDFVFANSMIVREKEGAYYALIFPKDKFNSALQLITGSLSKPEYKVVGSKIPFEFIDTESFADLFFDESTGRFVAVTLFRTDKNQTKVSIYSLFSPPLAIVPAIAQASARSGNVLWFIGAVMAVVAGFYFYKRRKPNFVTSQVAPVPAEKIMAKEVTFQPALITDIPEKSIETRLVPLHSSIMLFGNLQLFDDQGTEITRLFTPLLKELFLVILLHSVRREGISSEKLKELLWFDKSSESARNNRAVNIAKLKGILDKLKWCHISKESGYWRVNIDYEHIHVDYAEYLKLVSDKRVLSKQDIVDLSQISKRGTFLADLEYEWLDSFKSEISNEIVDAYLRYAASVKITDDPEFMIKVANYIFYFDPVNEEAMTIKCKALALLGKHSLAKTTFENFAREYMRIYGEEFQKDMPEVLHS, from the coding sequence TTGAAAATTTTTTTTGTCCTGCTTGCTATCCAGTTTTTTTACGGGATGATCAATTTGTGCCCGGCCCAGTCTTATGGGCTTGGTTTTGAGAGTTTTGAATCGGTGCAGGATAAAAGGACAGGCCTGGATCTTTCGCCGGACAAACCCCTTTGTTTTGACGAAAATTTTGAGATTTCGTTTGAAGTCTCCTTTCTCAAACATAAAAAGAACTACTTCGGCTACATTGTGAGGCTGATCGAAAATGACCGGAAGAACATTGATATTCTTTACGACAACTCTTCCCTCAATAGAGACCGTTTCAAAGTGGTGATTGGCGATAAATTCTCCAAAATCGCTTTTGATATTGACGAAACTTCCCTTTACCAGAACTGGAACAAAATACGGCTGGTATTCGACAAAAAGGCAGGGACACTCACTGTTTTTAGTGGAACGCAGCAGTTTAAACAGGCCGTGACGCTCGAAAAAAATGGCTGTTTCAAGATTCTTTTTGGTGCTAATAAATATAAAAACTTCAACACCACGGACGTTCCGCCCATGAAGATCCGGAACATTGCCATTGCTGAGAACGGCGACGAAAAATATCGCTGGAATCTCGATGAAATGAGTGGCACAAAAGCAGTCGGAAGCATAAAGAATACAGACGGTCTTGTAGCTAATCCACTATGGATCAAGAAGATGCATTATGAATGGCAGCCGCTGCAAACATTCGTAGTGCAAGGTCCCGCCCGGGTCACTTGCGACCAGCAAACCGGGATCGTGTACATTGTTGGCACTGACACATTGACAATGCATCGCATTTCGAGCAATCAGGTAAAGCGCATTCCGTATCAGTCTCAGCAACAGTCGCTTTTCATGGATAACCAAGTGTTTTATGAAAAGTCCACGAACCGGATTTACAATCTTTTTATCAATGAAAAACAGGTTTCGCATTTCGACACAATCAGTGGTAAATGGGATAAAACCGATGTGAAAGCTGAACTGAAAACGCATTTCCTGCATGCCAATAAATTCTATTCCAAAACAGACTCAACAATATATATTTTAGGCGGTTACGGCCATCTTGAATATAAAAACATCATTCAAAAGTATCATCCGGGAACGGGACAATGGTCGCAGGTGAGTCGGCAGGACAGTGTTTTTTCGCCTCGTTATCTGGCCGCTGCGGGTGAAGCAACGGGCGGGGCATATATTATGGGCGGTTATGGAAGTGTAACCGGCCGGCAGATCCTGAACCCGAGAAACTGGTATGACCTGATTTTCTTCAATTCTAAAACAGGTTCGTTCAAGAAAATCTACGATCTGAAAATTCCGGAAGAAGATTTCGTATTTGCAAATTCGATGATTGTCAGGGAGAAAGAAGGCGCGTACTATGCGCTGATTTTCCCAAAAGACAAATTTAACTCTGCATTGCAGCTCATTACAGGCTCGCTTTCAAAACCGGAATATAAGGTCGTCGGCTCAAAGATTCCGTTTGAATTCATTGATACAGAATCATTTGCGGATCTGTTTTTTGATGAATCAACCGGCAGATTTGTGGCGGTAACGCTATTCAGGACTGATAAAAATCAAACGAAGGTTTCCATTTATTCCCTTTTCTCACCACCATTGGCAATAGTTCCGGCCATTGCTCAGGCATCTGCTAGGTCAGGAAATGTGCTTTGGTTTATTGGGGCGGTAATGGCCGTTGTTGCCGGGTTTTATTTTTACAAAAGGAGAAAACCAAATTTTGTAACATCACAGGTTGCGCCGGTTCCGGCTGAAAAGATCATGGCTAAGGAAGTTACTTTCCAGCCTGCTCTGATCACGGACATTCCTGAAAAAAGCATTGAAACCAGGCTTGTCCCGCTTCACAGCAGCATTATGCTGTTTGGTAACCTGCAATTATTTGATGATCAAGGGACTGAGATAACGCGACTATTTACGCCTTTGCTCAAAGAACTGTTTTTAGTGATCTTATTACATTCCGTTCGCAGGGAAGGGATCAGTTCTGAAAAATTGAAGGAGTTGCTTTGGTTTGATAAATCGTCGGAAAGCGCGCGGAACAACCGGGCGGTGAACATTGCCAAGTTGAAAGGGATTTTGGACAAATTGAAATGGTGTCACATTTCCAAGGAGAGCGGATATTGGCGTGTTAACATCGACTATGAGCACATTCACGTCGATTATGCTGAATATTTAAAACTGGTGTCGGATAAGCGTGTGCTTTCCAAGCAAGACATTGTGGACCTTTCCCAGATCAGTAAACGCGGGACGTTCCTGGCTGATCTTGAATATGAGTGGCTGGATAGTTTCAAATCTGAGATTTCCAACGAAATAGTTGATGCTTACTTGCGTTACGCGGCTTCGGTGAAAATTACGGATGATCCTGAATTTATGATCAAAGTCGCTAATTACATTTTCTATTTTGACCCGGTAAATGAAGAAGCAATGACCATCAAATGCAAGGCTTTGGCGCTGTTGGGCAAGCATTCTCTGGCCAAAACAACTTTCGAAAATTTTGCCAGAGAATACATGCGGATTTACGGGGAAGAGTTTCAAAAAGACATGCCGGAAGTTTTGCATTCCTGA
- a CDS encoding outer membrane lipoprotein-sorting protein has protein sequence MKTTKMFVAFAAALISAGSFAQTVDEIVDKHVTALGGMDKIKAVNTVITERSLAVQGMEIPTKTVLVVGKSLRNESTVMGNSMVQVVDDSKGWMIRPTQMGGTGEPEDMPADQLKQQIASLDPFGGLVNYKEKGNKVELVGKEKLDKKDVYHLKVTSKEGTTMDEYLDAETYLVSRVKVDMNGQSGEIDLSDYKEVEGVKFPNTMDITNAQMGTMSFITSKVSVNTPVDSAIFKRPVK, from the coding sequence ATGAAAACAACCAAAATGTTCGTCGCTTTTGCAGCGGCTTTGATCTCGGCAGGCTCTTTTGCGCAAACGGTCGACGAAATCGTGGACAAACATGTAACTGCTTTGGGCGGAATGGATAAAATTAAGGCAGTTAACACGGTCATTACCGAGCGCTCACTGGCTGTCCAAGGCATGGAAATCCCAACCAAAACGGTTCTCGTCGTTGGAAAATCGCTTCGCAATGAGTCGACTGTAATGGGTAATTCAATGGTCCAGGTGGTGGACGATTCCAAAGGCTGGATGATCCGCCCCACGCAAATGGGTGGCACAGGCGAACCTGAGGATATGCCTGCCGACCAGCTGAAACAGCAGATCGCGTCACTTGATCCCTTTGGCGGCCTGGTTAATTATAAGGAAAAAGGAAACAAAGTAGAGCTCGTTGGCAAAGAGAAACTGGACAAAAAAGACGTTTACCATTTGAAAGTGACTTCAAAAGAAGGAACGACAATGGATGAATATCTCGACGCTGAAACTTACCTGGTAAGCAGGGTAAAAGTAGATATGAATGGCCAGAGCGGCGAAATTGATCTTTCGGACTATAAGGAGGTTGAAGGTGTTAAATTTCCAAATACGATGGACATCACTAATGCGCAAATGGGCACTATGTCCTTTATTACCAGCAAAGTATCTGTAAATACGCCCGTAGACTCGGCAATTTTCAAAAGGCCGGTGAAATAG